The following are encoded together in the Tribolium castaneum strain GA2 chromosome 3, icTriCast1.1, whole genome shotgun sequence genome:
- the Mgat1 gene encoding alpha-1,3-mannosyl-glycoprotein 2-beta-N-acetylglucosaminyltransferase — translation MRLKRTNFVLGIFVITWALVLYFAFLSHLTTKSEPNGNVDSQIMILEQGISEQFKINNDMIHDARRFLELKSQGDVGKSSIKDFQDFKLPVLVFACNRVSVSRCLDRLLQYRPDPDKFPIIVSQDCNHEETTETIRRYGSQVSLIQQPDQSDIQVPPKEKKFKGYFKIARHYGWALNQMFFNFNFSTVIIVEDDLEVAPDFFEYFLGTYSILTRDPTLWCVSAWNDNGKEGLVDENRPDLLYRTDFFPGLGWMLTKSLWLELYTKWPRAYWDDWIRDPSQRKGRACVRPEISRTRTFGKFGVSNGMFFEKHLKYIKLNEKFVPFTKMNLSYLVKQAYDRDFIRDVYQSVIVSYQELKEGKVAHDGPVRIVYRSKEEYKIFTKKLGLMDDFKSGVPRTAYKGIVTFHYKGRMVHLAPNVNWKGYDLTWS, via the exons atgCGACTGAAACGCACAAACTTCGTACTAGGAATATTCGTAATAACTTGGGCTTTAGTGTTGTATTTTGCATTCCTGTCCCATCTAACAACTAAAAGTGAACCAAATGGAAACGTCGATAGCCAAATCATGATACTGGAACAAGGCATATCAGAacagtttaaaataaacaatgacATGATCCATGACGCTAGGAGGTTTTTGGAATTGAAGAGCCAAGGGGACGTTGGCAAAAGTAGTATAAAGGATTTCCAAGACTTCAAATTGCCAGTACTAGTATTTGCGTGCAATAGAGTTAGTGTCAGTAGGTGCTTAGATAGGCTTTTGCAATACAGACCAGACCCTGACAAATTTCCAATAATCGTGAGCCAA GACTGCAATCATGAGGAAACCACCGAGACTATAAGACGGTACGGATCTCAAGTGTCACTTATCCAGCAACCAGACCAATCCGATATTCAGGTACCTCCCAAAGAAAAAAAGTTCAAGGGATATTTCAAAATTGCGCGTCACTACGGCTGGGCCCTCAaccaaatgttttttaattttaactttagTACTGTTATTATAGTTGAAG ACGACTTGGAGGTGGCTCCAGACTTCTTTGAGTATTTCCTTGGTACTTACTCCATTTTAACGCGCGACCCGACCCTCTGGTGCGTCTCCGCCTGGAACGACAACGGGAAGGAGGGTCTGGTGGACGAAAATCGCCCAGATTTGTTGTACCGCACGGACTTCTTTCCCGGCTTGGGGTGGATGTTGACGAAGTCCTTGTGGCTGGAACTGTACACCAAGTGGCCGAGGGCCTATTGGGACGATTGGATACGCGACCCGTCGCAGAGAAAGGGCAGGGCGTGCGTTAGACCGGAAATATCGAGGACGAGGACGTTTGGCAAGTTTGGGGTTTCAAA TGGTATGTTTTTCGAGAAGCACTTAAAGTACATAAAACTGAACGAGAAGTTTGTGCCTTTTACCAAAATGAACCTGAGCTACTTAGTGAAGCAGGCGTATGATAGGGATTTTATTAGAGATGTTTACCAAAGCGTGATAGTCAGTTACCAGGAGTTGAAAGAGGGCAAAGTCGCCCACGATGGGCCCGTGAGGATCGTTTATCGCTCAAAGGAAGAGTATAAAATATTCACGAAAAAGTTGGGGCTCATGGACGATTTTAag AGTGGGGTCCCCCGAACTGCGTACAAGGGTATTGTCACTTTCCACTACAAGGGCCGAATGGTGCACTTGGCCCCCAATGTGAACTGGAAGGGGTACGACCTGACGTGGAGCTAA